A segment of the Lolium perenne isolate Kyuss_39 chromosome 3, Kyuss_2.0, whole genome shotgun sequence genome:
CACCTCTTCGAAGTCCTATCGGATTCGGATCGGATTTGGGATTTGGGATTTGGGATTTAGGGCAAATGCCATAAAAAGTTTGTAGGATTTTTCATCTTTAGAATTTCTTTCCAATGCGCACCGTGTGACTTGTAGAATCAGAATCCTTAGAAATACATAGATTTTTTTTTCGGTAAGATTATGCTGTACTATGTTTTAGAGGAAAACTTTTCATCCACTGATATCTCATGGTTCATTTGTTTTTCCTCTGAGTTGAACGCTAGATGAAGAAATTTCCTGTAGATTCTAAATCTTGTAGGTTTGAATGATATTGTAATACTGCGATTTTTCTATTCCTTTGCTCTAAAATAACTACAAATTAAACATGTCCTTTGGTGCAGAGATATTTGTTTTCAAACACGGCCGCAGGTGTTCCACCATCCAAATCAATACAACAGCCAGCACCGTTTCACAACCAAGCGACTCAACCTGCAGTTAGAACAGCTGAGAACCTctcgctgctgctgccgcagggaaGATGATAGAGCTCATTTATATGGTAGAGTATCATGGCAAACTTTAAGCGGGGTTGTATATGGCGAGCAGGAGATGGAACACCAGTAAACATTTGGGATGATGCTTGGATCCCCataaacccaacaaaaaatgatgacaCCGCGAGGATCTATTCTTGTTACAATGGCGAGTGATCAAATAAACACTATGGCAGATTTATGGGGCGAAGATCTAACATGTTCATTGTATTGGTCGGTGGATGCAAGTCGTATTCTTAGAAATACCACTGCCTATGATTTTGTTGCATGTCACCATAGAAAAGGTGGTATATTCGATGTCAAATTAGTATATCATGCTTAATGGGACTACCAGTTTGGAAGAAGGGAGAGAACACTGCTAAGAATAGAGAGATCATAAGTTAGTCCCGTATGAAAGAAgctttggaaactaaatttgtcggTTAAAACAAAAAAATTTGTATGGAGAGCTTTAGATGGCGTTATTCGTTGTCTAGAAATTCTGGCAAATAGACATATAGCAACAAACAGTGGATGCCAAATCTGTTCAAATGGTTGTGAAGATATAATTCACTAAATATTTACATGTATGGGGGCGAAACAAGTTCGACAGAATTTGGGTATCATTAGTGAGATTGATGTTGATGTGGCATTGGACCATGCTGGGGCTGTGGCACTAGAACACATCATTTGCACAAAAGGTGGATGGGAACCTCCTGGTGGTACTAGTCCACCGGAGATTGTtttaactgttggagatatgcccaagaggcaataataaaagtggttattatatatctttatgtttatgataaatgtttatataccatgctgtaattgtattaaccgaaacattgatacatgtgtgttatataaacaaacaaatgagtccctagtaagcctcttaactagcttgttgattaatagatgattagtttcataatcatgaacattggatgttattaataacaaggttatatcattgtatgaatgatgtaatggacacacccaattaagcgtagcataagttcacgtcattaagttatttgctataagctttcgttacatagttacctagtccttatgaccatgagatcatgtaaatcacttataccggaaaggtactttgattacatcaaacgtcactgcgtaaatgggtggttataaagatgggattaagtatccggaaagtatgagttgaggcatatggatcaacagtgggatttgtccatcccgatgacggatagatatactctgggccctctcggtggaatgtcgtctaatgtcttgcaagcatatgaataagttcataagagaccacataccacggtacgagtaaagagtacttgtcaggagacgaggttgaacaaggtatagagtgataccgatgatcaaacctcggacaagtaaaatatcgcgtgacaaagggaattggtatcgtatgtgaatggttcattcgatcactaagtcatcgttgaatatgtgggagccattatggatctccagatcccgctattggttattggtcggagtgagtactcaaccatgtccgcatagttcgcgaaccgtagggtgacacacttaaagttggatgttgaaatggtagaacttgaatatggaatggagttcgaatatttgttcggagtcccggatgagatcccggacatcacgaggagttccggaatggtccggagaataagattcatatataggaagtcattttatgtgatttaaaatgatccggaaggttctatggaaggttctagaaggttctagaaaagtccggaagaaaccactaaggaaggcggagtcccggagggactccacctcccatggccggccaaccctaagggggaggagtcccaagtggactcccctaagggggccggccaccccccacatggaaggggggaatcccaccccaagtgggattcccaccttgggtaggtttccctatcacatggaaggttttgggttcgggtcttattcggagacttgtagtccaacacttggggcttccacctatataatgaggggccaaggggagggggccggccacccaaaacaccacaaggtggccgcacccctagatggccggcgccccccctctccccaaaccctagccgccccactcctccttcttccccgcgcgcttagcgaagctccgccgggattctccaccgccaccgacaccacgccatcgtgctgtcggattcaagaggagctactacttccgctgcccgctggaacggggaggtggacgtcgtcttcatcaacaaccgaacgtgtgaccgagtacggaggtgctgcccgttcgtggcgccgtgatcaagatcttctacgcgcttttgcaagcggcaagtgaacgtctaccgcagcaacaagagcctcatcttgtaggctttggaatctcttcaagggtgagactcgataatcccctcgttgctaccgtcttctagattgcatcttggcttggatttcgtgttcgcggtaggatattttttgttttctatgctacgttatcccacATTAACGGGTGCATATGGTACATTTGGTGGGCCATCAGCGTGTCCATGGGGAAACTATTCAAATACCATATCATTCGTCAATGGCCATTGGAGCTTTAGCACGAACTACTGGAGATCTAGGAAAAACCCTATCGTACGGACGGAAGAATCCTGGAGCCATCCTCCGGAGGGGTTAATGAAGATCAATGTCGATGCTGCATACAACGAAGAGGAGGGAAGAGGAAGCTGTTTCGTGATCATTATAGACTCGACTGGAAAATTTATTGCAGCGGTATGCAAGGAGTTACCCTTTGTTGCAGATTCGATGATGGCAGAGGCTTATGCCCTTCGTGAAGATTATAGCTAGCAGAACAAATGGGATGCAACAGGTTCATCATTCAGTCTAATAACACTCAAGTGATAGAGATAATGCAGGATGGTGGTTTCTCCTCTACTTCATCAACAACAATTTTCTATGGTTGCTCAATCTTAACATCTAGTTTTACAAAAAGTGGAATTTATACACTACTTTAGGGAAGCTAATTTGGTAGCTCATGAGATCGCAAAGAATAGCTTTCTCAATTCTAGTTCTTGTACCTGTACTGATCATCTTAGCTTTATTTTACCTTTTTTGATAAACGATATAAGTGCGTTTAAATATCAATAAAGGTAGCCGAATGAAATTCCCTCAAAAGAAAGGGAGAGAATAGAGCTCTGGCTACGACCACATCACCTCCGACCTTTGACCCCACTCCTACAGCCACATAGCGAGAGAGAAATTAATTCACTAAGAGAGAGATAAGTTTGCCCATATGAAAAGCAACTTACTAGCATTCTGGGTTTTTTTAAGTAATTAGTTTCGAGTGTGGCGCCCATAGCATATTTATGCTACTAGATGGCCCGGTGGGTTTAAATCACGTCAGAATTGAAGCCATATGATTAATCTTGTTTTAGTGCATAGGTAAGTGGATATTTCTATATATGCCGACCAGATCTGTGCCCACTAACCGCCGCACATCTCACGCATTTGATGGGCCTAGCGCATCTTTGGGCCTTTTCTTTCGTTTaccttttttctgtttctttgctcttttgtgtttttgattatttttctgtttctttttttactTTTTTACTTTTAGCTATTTTTTTAGAAATGTTTCAGTTTTCAAAAATGTTCTAATTTGGAAaatatttaaaattttaaaatgttcaaaAGTGAAAAATGTACAAAATAAAGAAATGttcaaaaataaaaaatgttcGAAACTGAAAGTGCGTAATTTAtttaaaatgttcagatttttaaaaagtGTACTAAAAATATTCAAGTTTGAAAATGTTCAATTTTGTTAAAATGTATaactttgaaaaatgttcaatatCTTTTTTCTCTATATAGTTCTATATGCAACATTTGAGGTCTTCAAAAAGTGATATCGTAAGCTTAACAGAGAGGACGGTGTTGACCTAAATTTACATCTGTTACGTAACATGTTCTGCCACATTTTCTGTGTTGTGTTAATACCTATCTCAGTTACGTTTATTTTTGGGGCATGTATATATAACTATTTGTAATTGTGCCCCTGGTCTTGAAGGTATACATGCCTTATGGACACAAAGATATGAACCATCAATATTAGGGATTGTGTTCTCCTGACATGTTTATTTTCCTTGATGGCAGGAAACTCTTGGTTTGCTTCATTTATGTTATTTTTATGTCAAACATGGAATGCTAAAATTTTATCACAACTTAAAATGTTCTAGCTTATCTGGGATCAGAAGTTCGAACAGTTAGGCAATATTGATCGGATATAGAGTTCCATCTTCTTTGTTAACATTTTAAGGCTTATGCTTTCTCAGCGTTAGGAATATGATTAGTTCAAAAGCAAAACGCGTTACACACGGCAGCGGAGCATCCTCTTCAACAAATTGTTCGAGAAGTTTTAACAACATTTCGACATGATAGTTTACTGAAGCACCAAGTTGATACAAATAAAATAAGCTGATCTCCAAATTGACACGATGACTAATTAAGCGTCGGGATGCAGTCAATCAACACACGCACAAGCACGAAAGGGTAATAATAGGAAAGGAAAAAAACTAAGAAGAGAAAACATCACATAGCAGTATAGCACTTGTTAGCCATGGCTGAAGTCCACATTCCACAGCCACCAAGATTCAAGAAGACGGAATATGCTGGCTGACAACGCTGTGCGAGTGCAGCACTGAATCTCGATGACCTAATTCGCAGCTCAAGCCGGAAATTTGAACTGATGCTACAAATTCGAACGCATAAATTGACTAGTAGCAGACATTATGTATCCAATCTAACAAAGAACAAGctatccctcaaaaaaaaaagctaACTTTATGTCTGTATCTAACCAAGATCTGTACAAGTATCCTTGGAAAATAATAAACATGACTCGATCATCATCATGCATGATGCAGTTAAGCAATTCAATAGAACCGCGGTTATGTCTTAGTAACAAACAAATAAATCGCCATGTATGTACTAACACGGAAGCACTATCAATCTATGATGCATGTATCTATACTCAGCCTATATTGTTTGGGAATTCTATACAAGCAGGTCGAGCAGCGGATGGTTGGAGGCGCGATGGGCCGAGGAGGATTCCTGCCCGTCGCCGCTGCGGTCCTCCACTGGCGGGTAGTTGAGGTCGAACAGCGGATGTTCGGAGCCGGAGTCGCCGCCGGTCGCGGTTGATGTGACCTCGCCCCTATGGCGGCGCATGTGGCCGCCCAGCGCCTGACCCATGGAGAACTCGAGGCCGCAGACGGCGCACTCGTGCACCCGGTTCCTGTCCCTGTCGGCGGCGCCATGATCGGTAGAGGGCTCTTGTTGTAGCAGCATCCGCGCCTGCAGCCGCGTGTGGCTGGTGCGGTGGCCGCCGAGCGCCTGGAAGGAGGAGAAGCGCTTGCTGCACGTCTTGCACTCGAACACGCCCTCCGCCGCCAGCGCCCTCCTGGCCGCCGGTGTcgtcgtggatgacggcgtcgtCGTCTTGGTGGTGGTGCCCGCCGTCGCGGTGGACGAGGGCGAGGAGAGGGAGAGCAGCGCGTCGGCGTGCACCCGCAGGGTCTCCATCTCCTTGCTCTCCTGCGCTTCCTCTCTCGTAAGCGTCATGGATCACGCTATAGTTATCCAAGTTGGGATCTTGTTCTCGTTTTTTAATCGGCGATGGAGCTGAAATTCCAGCCGCGCACACGTACGCGTTCATATATACGGTTGCGGCTGGCCAGGTTAAGCAAAGTGTTGATAGAGTTGTTCACGTCAAGGGCGCGCGAACGTGCGTGTGCGTGCGAACTAGCCAAGCCAGCCACTCGAGGCTTGGCCACGAAGGTAGAAACGTGAGTACGTGACGCGGTCGCGATCAGGAGTCATGACCGAGCATCGTGATCACGTATGGAGCTAGCACATGGTTAGGCGAAACTTTGCGCTTGCTTTTCCGCCATTGTATTCCAGAAGCTGATAGATCACGGGATAACGATGGCGATGTTTAGGCTTAGCTCGTCCATGATCGACCTCGCATCGCGATCAGATCGAACCACGTACGTGCGCGCGAGCGAGCGCGCGCGCGCGGCAGCACGTACGCGTGTACGTAAGTCGATCGACGTCGAAGCAGCTATCCGGAGTTTGGATACGTGTGTTTCGACTGGTTCGATGGAGTGAACAAAGAGGCGACTTGTACTTTGCACGAGTGAAAAAAGGGAAAGTTTCGTTACTTGTTCACATATATATATTTGTCAACAGTGGCGCTCGACGTAGCTCCATTACTTGCCACCAGTTCCTTACTTGTTCTTCTCGATACACTTGTCTGGTACTACGGTCTAGGACTCTAGGTACGTGCATATCTTGACTAATTTATTCCGTGCGCGCGTGGACGACGACGTACATATACATATCTTGACGAATCAAAAGCGCCATGGCCGGCCATTTCTTCACGTCAGAGGACGGCGCGCGGCGGGGGCGCGGACCACGTCGGCCCCGAAcgcgcatggcggcggcggcggccgccggcgGACGACGTAAGGCGTGATGCGCGCGCGAACGGGAAAGGTGCACGGAACCATTCACTAACAGCGAGCTCGTGTAGGCGGGAAACTCTTTGACTTTTCTGCTTGTACTCTTCTCTTTTCTTGGGCGGAAAGCAGAGAGCCACTTGGCGAAGCGATTTCCTGGAGCGTTTCTCGGGGAAACGCGTGGAAGAGTATCGCAACGACGGTTCTAGTCAGAAGCGGGTGATACGGATGCTGGTACAAGTCAAATACGATCGAGCATTATCCGGCATGTTGATGATGTGGATGTCAGGTCACCCTAATGTGATTGTGATCGAGTGACCAGCTATAGGCACAGCGATTGTTAAAGCTTGTTGTAATACACTGCCTACTACTCGCTACTAGGAAGTAACCTCCGTCGAGGCATCGATCGGTTTGTTATGTCTTAGGGCATCTCGAGCGGCCGACCCATCGGGTCCTGGCTTGTTTAAGTCAGTCTGCCCGGACAAGCGGATCAATGACGCACCTCCAGCGGTGATCGATCGGTCCGACTCAATCCATTCGTTCatcaaattttaaaaaatatatgCGTTTGCGCAGAAAAAGCTCCACCCGTCGATCCTTAGACCCGGCTTGTACCCATTATACTAGTTAATGATTCATTAGGACCGACATCCAATTACAAAAAGGATCACATCTAATTTAACCAAGAGGCTTGCTCCAGTACAACCCCCTCCCCAAACTCAGCAAAACCGAACCGGTATTATTTAGGCCCATATCTAAGCCCAAATCCAAAACTCAGTATTCCCACGTATAGGCATACAGTCGTCGCAAGACAGTCCGGCGGGCACCGCAAGACAGTCCGGCGCCGCAAGACAGTCCGGCGCGAACACCACAAGACAGTCCGGCGCCGCAAGACAGTCCAACGCAAGCACCGCAAGACAGTCCGGTTAGTCTCGTTCCCAACGCGACGGACAGTCCGGCCGAATTGCACCAGACTGTCCGGGACGGACTATCCGGCAGTTCGTCGCGCCGTCACGCCGCCGTCTAGCCTGCACGCCGCCCCAACCATACCGGTACGGACCTAAGAGACATTGCCGAGACTCATGTCGTCCAGCTTTGTCTCACAGTGGCTCATGGCTGCCTATCACTACCTTGTTGCTCCTCCCGCCCGGCGGCCACGACCGCCACCGCGCTGACGAATCGCCACCAATAATCCACGTACATACATAATTATATACATACGTATGCGGCATACAATTTAGTTGGATCATACGGGTTTTGTACAGGGCTACGTATACCCGTTTAGTATTAAACGAAGGGGTATCAAGCGATCTCAGCCGTCCTTGTATttaagtttgctttgagtttaggGGAGGGGGTTGTACCGGAGCAAACGCCTTTAACCAAAAAATAAATAAAGACAGCAGCTAGTACATCGACCCCTATACGACTACTCCTTCCCGTCACCGAGGCTGTCGTTGCCACCAAGGCCATCCCCGTTGATGGCCACCCGTGCAGCCCACATGGCTTGTTGTTTGGCGTAGGAGTGAGGGCGCTCGGCCCTGCGCTCCTCCGACCGGCGGCGTTTGGCCTCACGGCGGACCGAGGCAGCGTCGAGCTCGATCGCGCAGTGCTTCCTGCTCTCCTCCTTCGCGacctgctccgcctcctcctcctcccccacaGCCATGGCAATCGCCCTCGCCTACTCCCGATGGTCGTGGCCACTTGCGGCAGAACTGCGGTGCGTCCTTTGCACATGCCAGAGGTCCTCCTTCTGCCCCTCCTCTTCCTTGCCCAGGAGGCCCCAATCCATAGCTAcggccgccacctccaccacgcgGTCCTCCTCCTTTTCATCGCCGGCGGCACGGTCGGCCTTATCGCGGGTGGGGAGAGCAACATGCATCGGGCTGCTGGACGCACCTACTGACCAAACCGGACCACCCCCTAAATTCTGTTCGGGTAGGCTGATCCAAACAAACAGAAATGAACCGTTTGGGTCGCCGTTTCCCCTGGCCTATACTCCTACCACTTGTTCTTGATGTTGatccacttgtctttttcttccagcGCACACTACGTCCGTGCACATCTTGACTAGTTTATTGCGTGCAATGCGCGTGTGGCCGTGGAAGCCGTACGTATCTTGACGAATCAAAAGTGCACGCCTGAAGACGGCGCTAGATTGGGCGTAGtatgaagttttttttttttttgaaacggaggcaaaagctttgcctcattcattcattaagaagaaagtgcccaatttttaggagaaaatTGGGCGAAAACCAACAACACACGCTGGACACCCCGGCCAACCTGGCTACCCACACGGAGCACACACGCCATCGAGAAGAAAAGCCATCGATGAGGATGTCATCGAGCGTCATCGTCGTCACTCCCCCACGAGCCAGCGATTCCGACTTCACCTTAGACGACTGCCACCGAGACCCTCGCCGCGAATGACACTGGAGCCAATGTGAGCCTATGCCAAACAGTCGACCCCCAAGCACGTCGAGGAGGAGGCAGCTCCGACTTCAACCGTGACCTTTATAGGAGAAAGTTGCACTCCTTGCACCGACGCAAGCACCAATCAAGTGGCATCGTTGCCACAAGTCGCCTCGCGGCTCCGACTTCACTATCACGGCAGGGGTGACGAAGGACATGTTGCAACTCCGATCCGCTCACTATTGTCATCGTTGCCACGCAGCCCACGACGCCAACACCAACCATCTTCCACGGGTCCCTCCGACAAAAGCAGCTCCAAATCGATGCCCTCAAGAGGGAAGACGACACAAGAGCGCCGCCATCAACCGATCACGGCGGATCTAGGGATTACCCCGGAGCTTTTCCAGACAGGATGACAAAacatcacctcggcaatgccttcaagaaggaagcgacgcCCGAAGCTGTCGCCATCGCCGGCCTCGGCCAGCTGCCGGCCGGCCAGCCACCGAGGACAAGGCATTAGCCCGGAGCTTATCACGCCATCCTGCTTCATGCTTCTGGCAAGACCACCTCCCTTTCCTcaaccaccatcaccatcacGGCCGCCACACCCGCTCCAGCCCAGGACTGCACCGCCGGCCGACCTCCGGCGCCGGCAGAAGCACCACCGTGCCCCTCACGGCCACCCCAAACCTCCCGCAGCACCAGTCACCCACAGCACTACCGGAACTGCAGCCATGCCTCCGCGCCACTCCAACACGCCCCTGGGAGGGCCACCGCCCTGGCCCACGGACGCCCGGCGAGCTCCAGCCGCTGCAGATCAGGGCGGAAGCGCCCAGCACAGAAGCACTGCACCACTGCAGCCTCCAAAGCACCCCCGGCACATGGCCAGCCGCCGTGAGCACGACCTCCATCACGCCGCAGCAGCCTGCATCCCCGAGCTGCTCCAAGGTTCAGCCGACGCCCCCAACTCCTCACACGCTGCCTGGAACAGCCGCCAACGTTGCCGAAACagcccgcgcgcgccgccgccgctccatgCCGAGCTCCCGCTGCAGACCAGGGAACTCGCGCTCCTCCGCTGCAGGCACCTCCACTCTACGCTCGCCCCTGCCTCCACGCCTTGACGCCGAGCCGCGAGccggcgtcgccgccgccgccgctcaagAAGTGAACATCTTAACCCACCGGCTACCGCTGTTCGTCGCACAGCCTAGCCGACCTCGCGGCGGACGCGCAGACCACGTACGTCTCGGCGGCGCCCAGCGAACGCAAGCCTTGATGCGCGAACGCTGAACGGGAAAGGTGCACGGAACGGCGGATATACAAATTCCCACGGGAAATCCTTGACGTTTTTCTGTTTGTACTCTTCCATTTTCTTTTCTTGGGCGGAAAGCAGAGAGAACCAGTTCATGAAGCGATTTCCTCGAGTGTTTCTCGGGGAAACGCGTGTTAGATGAGCCCAGAGACGGTTCTGGTCATAGGCTGATGATACGGATGCCCACTGGTACAAGTCAAATACAAGGAGCTTTATCCGGTATGTGGATTGTAGATGTGGATGTGGACGTGGATGTGATTGGGATCGAGTGACTGGCTACGCACGGAGAATGATTATGCTTGTAACACACTACCGCTCGCTACTCGGTACGTAATCGCGACGGAAGCGCTCGGTGGATTTCAGGTACAGTAGCGTCCAAAAGAAGCAGGTAAACTCCGAGAGCTATGACCGACAAGAAACTACTGAGGTGCCATGGTGTATGCCCGCAGTGAAACGTAGCACTTGACGCGCGATGAAACTGGGACTTATGTTCCAGTTCAAAGATGGATTCGAAACGTGTTCACCCGTGCTAGAAAAAGCCACATAGAGAATCCGGATGACGCTGAACTCACAATTCTGCATGCGCTGGCAACAAAAACTCCACCGCGTGTACCGTCTCTAGAGTGCACACAACATACCATGCGTGCAAGTGACAGCTGACAGCTCCGTGTGAGAGTTGACGAGGATCTCCAAAGCCTTGCAGAAGAATGTGGGTTTTGTGTGGCAAACCCTATACACAGACCAGGTCGGTGCGTATCGGGCGCGCGGTATATAGGCCGGCCCAGTTAGGTGCGGGCTGCCTCCTTTtcaatttttcttttcttttttgtttcttattttttgtttcttcttttcctgtttcctgttttcttttttctgttttcttttttctttgttttttctgtttcctttttttacttttattttttagatatgaaaaatagaaatattttaaaaattaaattaaaaaatgttcaaatataaaaaaaactgttcaaaatctgaaaaccgttcaaatttaaaaatcattcaaacatgaaaattgttcaaacatgaaaaatgttcaaatttaaaaatagttcaaatttaaaaattattcaaacttgaaaattgttcaaacatgaaaaatgttcaaattttaaaaccgttcaaattaaaaaaccgttcaaattttgaaaaatataattttttgaaaaatattcaaaatataaaaatcgttcaaattttaaaacttttaaatttaaaaatgttcatattttgaaaaaaaatcttgaaaaataatttcataaaaaatgttagattttgaaaaaagaaaaatattaataacagaaaaaaaacataagaaagagaagaagaaaaaaaagaaaaaaaacgtacCTGAGCTAATAGGCCGCGGCCCAAACTACCCGACCTGGTCGCTGGGGGTGTGCGGCACCCCGCacgcgccgaccaggtcggcgtatAGCAGTTCCCGTTTTGTGTCATGTCCCAAGGGGCTGTGACGACACGTTGTTTCGGGCCAGCTTTCTTATCAGGTTTGTCGCCCACTTGGATTCCTGGGTTCTTGACATGGGCCTCTTGCTCTCTAGCCCGCTACTAGTGTCACTCGCTCACTGTAGTAGGCAAAACCTAAATACCGACTtggtcggtggctaccggccaccgcacaccccctggtcgggtatAGGTCAGGCCCATTTGTGTCTGTTTAGCCTGTGCAGTTCGTTtttgctttttcttttttcttttctggtttttttctgttttctttttctttttccttttttcggttttgtttatattttttcagattcgataatttaatttttataaattgttcaaattgagaaaaaagttaaattaaaaaatgttcaaaatttaaaaccttttaaatatgaaatttgttcaaattcaaaaattgtttaaatttttaaaatattcaaatttaaaatttgttcaaatttaaaaaatgttcaaaatgtaaaaaaattcaaattgttcaaatttaaaactgTTCAAATTTCAAACTGTTCAAATTCTTAAATTTGTTCTGttttgaaaatgttcaaattttacgGAATATTCTATCTCAAAAAATAGTTTTGTGTTTCCAA
Coding sequences within it:
- the LOC127344641 gene encoding uncharacterized protein is translated as MTLTREEAQESKEMETLRVHADALLSLSSPSSTATAGTTTKTTTPSSTTTPAARRALAAEGVFECKTCSKRFSSFQALGGHRTSHTRLQARMLLQQEPSTDHGAADRDRNRVHECAVCGLEFSMGQALGGHMRRHRGEVTSTATGGDSGSEHPLFDLNYPPVEDRSGDGQESSSAHRASNHPLLDLLV